From a region of the Mercurialis annua linkage group LG1-X, ddMerAnnu1.2, whole genome shotgun sequence genome:
- the LOC126659301 gene encoding RNA pseudouridine synthase 6, chloroplastic, with the protein MSSFSLAASIFTGGYRSFGASVTLLRTLASTHVNVLNKRRTCNNSVAWFSSSHRRQCGCQSSKLEVSYTSSANSCSDYDRLLPCPPYSRPLRIEHLVVSEEARVLDYICKSLDLPPLFVADLIHFGAVHYALVCPKPPPTATPEQVALFEKFTAPLLLKKRASIKGKTVREAQKTFRITHGDQLLEAGTYLRVHVHPKRFPRCYEVDWKSRIIAVTDSYVILDKPSGTTVGGTTDNIEETCATFATRALGFKFPLKTTHQIDNCTEGCVVLARAIEYCSEFHGKIREKKVKKLYLALAASPVPAGIITHYMRPINIAPRLVSEESKERWHLCQLEVLDCRKVPWPDAVTEEKYSVENCGWPSKDFAYECKINLLTGRTHQIRAQLAAIGAPLVGDSMYMPAAIAKMANPELDPYGKYRKQYTDESDEAVDVADWIARHGKEPTIAIGLQACEISWDDGKQNYKAGSPWWRCRLA; encoded by the exons ATGAGCTCCTTCAGTTTAGCAGCTTCAATCTTCACCGGCGGCTACCGGAGTTTCGGTGCCTCAGTCACCCTCTTGCGCACTTTAGCATCAACCCATGTTAATGTTCTCAATAAGCGCCGCACTTGTAATAATTCTGTAGCTTGGTTTTCGAGTTCACATAGGAGACAGTGTGGCTGTCAGTCCTCAAAACTAGAAGTTTCTTACACTTCTTCTGCTAATAG ttgcTCAGACTATGATCGGTTGCTTCCATGCCCCCCATACAGCAGACCACTAAGAATCGAACACTTAGTTGTTTCAGAGGAAGCTCGTGTGCTAGATTATATCTGCAAGTCTCTGGATCTTCCTCCTCT GTTTGTTGCAGACCTCATCCATTTTGGAGCTGTACATTATGCCCTTGTATGCCCGAAGCCACCTCCAACAGCAACTCCGGAGCAGGTTGCGTTATTTGAAAAGTTTACAGCCCCTTTGCTTCTCAAGAAGAGAGCTTCCATCAAAGGGAAAACTGTGCGAGAAGCACAAAAGACATTTCGGATTACTCATGGCGACCAGTTGCTTGAAGCTGGAACATATTTGCGAGTTCATGTACATCCAAAACGCTTCCCTAG GTGCTATGAAGTTGATTGGAAATCAAGAATTATAGCTGTGACCGATTCTTATGTTATTCTGGACAAACCTTCTGGTACAACA GTAGGAGGAACTACAGATAACATTGAAGAAACTTGTGCAACCTTTGCCACTCGTGCCTTGGGATTTAAATTCCCCTTGAAAACAACACATCAGATCGACAATTGCACAGAGGGCTG TGTTGTTTTAGCCAGGGCCATTGAATACTGCTCAGAATTCCATGGGAAAATCAGA GAGAAAAAGGTCAAGAAGCTTTATCTTGCTCTTGCTGCATCTCCTGTACCAGCGGGAATAATTACACATTACATGCGTCCTATTAATATTGCTCCAAGACTTGTCTCAGAag AATCCAAAGAAAGGTGGCACTTGTGTCAACTTGAGGTCTTGGATTGCAGAAAGGTTCCTTGGCCAGATGCTGTAACTGAAGAAAAATATTCTGTTGAAAACTGCGGGTGGCCCTCAAAAGATTTTGCGTATGAGTGTAAGATTAATCTTTTGACTGGCCGAACACATCAG ATTCGAGCTCAACTGGCTGCTATTGGGGCCCCATTAGTGGGCGACTCGATGTACATGCCAGCTGCAATTGCAAAAATGGCTAATCCTGAACTTGACCCATATGGGAAGTATAGAAAACAATACACTGACGAGAGTGATGAAGCAGTGGACGTTGCTGATTGGATTGCACGACATGGGAAGGAACCGACTATTGCTATAGGTCTTCAGGCCTGTGAAATTTCGTGGGATGACGGTAAGCAAAATTACAAAGCTGGATCTCCCTGGTGGAGATGTAGACTTGCTTAG